A section of the Solitalea canadensis DSM 3403 genome encodes:
- a CDS encoding gliding motility-associated C-terminal domain-containing protein: MKTKLKYLVAVLGSLGIINHVSAQLYIDNIFTTLPQSKVFVDGDVIYAGNTSQNISHQGDLEIKGNWYNNSSNDLKVFTDASTGKIILSGAIQTFNGLVTRFPDLLLSGSDKKVQNTSIEITHLLELTDKELDVNGHTAFVLSTNVDAMRQTTGYINTSTSKEGFLIRSMDNSSSYLFPLGNKTDGVYRYRPLQVKADKAGNIGCQFQNYRADRDYYNTEDTKEGVKGVNEHFYHGLMTQDADNKVTLSVPFNTVVDGAFENITEWDEEARKWGLVKTTNPSSSNFRTTTVNLNTAEKLSITNSEVLPIALAGQFMPDLFIPNVFTPNADQNNDDFVVRGLKENYPENELVIINRWGNEVFKATNYQNDWNGSDLHEGVYFYILKVKPKNGGTKSFTGYVHIIR; this comes from the coding sequence ATGAAAACAAAACTAAAATACTTAGTAGCTGTATTAGGGAGCCTTGGTATTATTAACCATGTCTCGGCACAGTTATATATTGATAACATATTTACCACCTTGCCGCAATCAAAGGTATTTGTAGATGGAGATGTGATATACGCTGGAAATACTTCACAAAACATATCCCATCAAGGTGATTTAGAAATAAAAGGCAACTGGTATAATAATTCATCTAACGATTTGAAAGTATTTACCGATGCATCCACGGGAAAAATTATTCTTAGTGGAGCTATACAAACATTTAACGGCTTAGTTACCCGTTTTCCTGATTTACTGCTTTCAGGATCAGATAAAAAGGTCCAAAATACTTCTATTGAAATAACTCATTTACTTGAACTTACCGATAAAGAATTGGACGTAAATGGTCATACAGCATTTGTATTATCAACCAATGTTGATGCGATGAGACAAACAACCGGTTATATAAATACCAGTACATCAAAGGAAGGTTTTTTAATACGTTCAATGGATAATAGCTCCTCGTATCTGTTTCCATTAGGTAATAAAACAGACGGAGTATATCGTTATCGTCCCTTGCAGGTTAAAGCTGATAAGGCAGGTAATATAGGTTGTCAGTTTCAAAATTATCGTGCTGATAGAGACTATTACAATACTGAAGACACAAAAGAAGGGGTTAAAGGTGTCAATGAACACTTCTATCATGGTCTGATGACACAGGATGCTGATAACAAAGTAACGCTGAGTGTTCCATTTAATACTGTGGTTGATGGTGCATTTGAAAATATAACGGAATGGGATGAAGAAGCTCGAAAATGGGGCCTAGTAAAAACAACTAATCCTTCGTCTTCCAACTTTCGTACCACTACGGTTAACTTAAACACAGCAGAAAAGCTAAGTATAACCAACTCAGAAGTTTTGCCAATTGCTTTAGCAGGTCAATTTATGCCAGATCTGTTTATTCCGAATGTATTTACCCCAAATGCCGATCAAAACAATGATGACTTTGTGGTCAGGGGGTTAAAAGAAAATTACCCTGAAAATGAATTGGTAATAATTAACAGGTGGGGAAATGAAGTATTTAAAGCCACTAACTATCAGAACGATTGGAATGGTAGTGATTTGCACGAAGGGGTGTATTTCTATATTCTGAAAGTTAAACCCAAAAATGGCGGGACAAAATCCTTCACAGGATATGTACATATAATACGATAA
- a CDS encoding PorP/SprF family type IX secretion system membrane protein, giving the protein MKEIKIVMVVALMLLLRSPIWAQQNAQFSQYMFNGLYINPAYAGYKEQLYAHSFYRMQWVGFPGAPKTFTIGVDGTANNDKMGLGLILANDKIGSANSTSAMFNYAYKIQTGEDAKLSFGLAAGAKNYMIKGRDLQSTVEYDPSVPDENLSAWLPDVNAGIYYSSDRLYAGLSVMNLLSSYINIDADKRNYVPKQARHYFLTAGALFHLNESLSLKPSFLIKEEFKGPTNMDLNAMLLINDRIWLGGSYRTGINIWKKNNLQSNLLKQDAFAFLAEVYPTERLRIGYSFDYDMTTLRTYNNGSHEISLGYYFTSSKVRLLSPRYF; this is encoded by the coding sequence ATGAAAGAAATTAAAATAGTAATGGTTGTTGCTCTGATGCTTTTGCTAAGAAGTCCTATATGGGCTCAGCAAAATGCCCAGTTTAGTCAGTACATGTTTAATGGCTTATACATAAACCCGGCTTATGCCGGATATAAAGAGCAATTATATGCCCATTCATTCTATCGTATGCAGTGGGTTGGATTTCCTGGTGCTCCTAAAACCTTCACAATTGGAGTAGATGGTACTGCCAATAATGATAAAATGGGTTTGGGTTTAATTTTAGCGAATGATAAAATCGGATCTGCAAATTCAACTTCGGCCATGTTTAATTATGCATACAAAATACAAACAGGTGAAGATGCAAAGCTGAGTTTTGGTTTGGCGGCCGGAGCCAAAAATTATATGATTAAAGGACGTGATTTGCAAAGTACTGTTGAGTATGATCCGTCTGTTCCTGATGAAAATCTTTCAGCTTGGTTACCGGATGTAAATGCCGGGATTTATTATAGTTCAGATCGTTTATATGCCGGATTATCTGTAATGAACCTGCTATCATCCTATATAAATATAGATGCGGATAAGCGAAATTATGTTCCTAAACAAGCCCGTCATTATTTTTTAACAGCTGGAGCTCTATTTCACTTAAATGAATCATTGAGTTTAAAACCTTCATTTTTAATTAAAGAAGAGTTTAAAGGCCCTACCAATATGGATTTGAATGCTATGCTGTTGATTAATGATCGCATCTGGTTAGGAGGCTCTTATCGTACAGGAATAAACATCTGGAAGAAGAATAACTTGCAAAGCAATTTGTTAAAACAGGATGCCTTTGCCTTTCTAGCTGAAGTATATCCAACAGAACGCTTACGCATCGGTTATTCATTTGATTATGATATGACAACATTACGGACATATAATAATGGAAGTCACGAGATTTCGTTAGGATACTATTTTACCAGTTCAAAAGTACGATTGTTATCACCTCGTTACTTCTAA
- a CDS encoding OmpA family protein, producing the protein MKKYILILTGLILISQSTLAQTGKSKGDEQYQLYNYSKAVVYYQDAYKDKKSYYLAHQIASCYHFMNDYKFAESWFAESVGYQDHSLEDELHYAEALRNNSKYGEAKQVYTTYAKKKNVSYDDQVIWIGSCDSALVWMKVPEPYNVVNQTGVNSLGSDWGLVKYKDQLVFCSDDKAKVKISNVNPFLSLDIVHKSLDKETYGWTGRGYLNIFTTNDGDSAIHPLFKDEDKRTYHIGSPCFNATGDEVFYTVTRLVKNPKNNFLVNKAYTVKLEIFSRTRSAGDWSKPVAFPYNNALEYSVGDPYITPNGKYLYFSSDMPGGLGGTDIYYCKRNLDGGWDAPQNLGVVINTAGNERFPRFSADDTFYFSSDGRIGMGGLDIYAAQTTDKGFGRPVSLKYPINSPQDDFAIWFTGDYTGYLSSNRDGGLGDDDIYLFSLKDIKIRLEGIVVDKKSGLPLENAVVVLQNVRTGEQYKYVSGKDGKFAFELGPKSNYKILASKTDYMSVGKEGITTEGINESCTLKERLELALDRITKDPIRIENIYYNFDKWDLRADALVELDKLVKLLKENPTIEIELGSHTDSRGNDNYNLKLSQRRAESVVNYLIKNGIDKGRLVAKGYGETQLINKCSNGVKCSEAEHQANRRTEFIIVRY; encoded by the coding sequence ATGAAAAAATACATATTGATATTGACAGGATTGATTTTAATAAGTCAATCCACATTAGCGCAAACAGGAAAATCGAAAGGAGATGAGCAATATCAACTTTACAATTATTCTAAGGCAGTAGTTTACTACCAAGATGCTTATAAGGATAAAAAAAGTTACTACTTGGCACACCAGATAGCCAGTTGTTATCATTTTATGAACGACTATAAATTTGCTGAATCCTGGTTTGCCGAATCCGTTGGCTATCAGGATCATAGTCTGGAAGATGAGTTGCACTATGCAGAAGCTTTGCGGAATAACTCAAAATATGGAGAGGCTAAACAAGTATATACAACCTATGCCAAGAAGAAAAACGTAAGCTACGACGACCAAGTGATTTGGATAGGTTCCTGTGACTCGGCTTTGGTATGGATGAAAGTTCCGGAACCTTACAATGTAGTTAATCAGACTGGGGTAAATTCTCTTGGCTCGGATTGGGGATTGGTGAAGTATAAAGATCAGTTGGTTTTCTGCTCAGACGATAAGGCCAAGGTGAAAATTAGCAATGTGAACCCATTCTTATCATTGGATATTGTGCATAAAAGTCTTGATAAAGAAACCTATGGGTGGACCGGCAGAGGTTATCTGAATATTTTCACCACCAATGATGGTGACAGTGCCATTCATCCGTTGTTTAAAGATGAGGACAAACGTACCTATCATATTGGATCACCTTGTTTTAACGCAACTGGAGATGAAGTGTTTTATACTGTAACCCGTTTAGTTAAAAATCCGAAAAATAACTTTCTGGTAAATAAAGCTTATACGGTTAAATTGGAGATATTCTCACGCACCCGTTCGGCTGGAGATTGGAGTAAACCGGTTGCCTTTCCATACAACAATGCATTAGAATATTCTGTTGGTGATCCGTACATAACCCCTAATGGTAAGTATCTGTATTTTAGCTCGGATATGCCAGGCGGATTAGGAGGGACTGATATTTACTATTGTAAACGCAATTTAGATGGAGGTTGGGATGCCCCTCAAAACCTGGGAGTGGTTATTAATACTGCTGGTAATGAACGTTTTCCACGCTTTTCTGCCGACGATACATTCTATTTTTCGTCGGATGGCCGGATAGGCATGGGAGGGTTGGATATCTATGCCGCCCAAACAACTGATAAAGGCTTTGGACGACCAGTGTCGCTAAAGTACCCGATCAATTCGCCACAGGATGATTTTGCCATTTGGTTTACTGGCGATTATACAGGTTATTTATCTTCAAACCGGGACGGTGGCTTAGGGGATGATGATATTTATTTGTTTAGCTTAAAAGATATTAAGATCCGTTTGGAAGGTATAGTGGTAGATAAAAAAAGTGGACTACCACTGGAAAATGCTGTTGTTGTTCTGCAGAATGTAAGAACAGGGGAACAGTATAAATATGTAAGTGGTAAGGACGGAAAGTTTGCCTTTGAGCTAGGTCCTAAAAGTAATTATAAGATACTTGCCAGTAAAACTGATTACATGTCGGTTGGTAAAGAAGGAATTACCACAGAGGGTATCAACGAGTCTTGTACGCTAAAAGAAAGATTGGAATTGGCTTTAGATCGTATCACTAAAGATCCTATCAGAATTGAGAATATCTATTACAACTTCGATAAATGGGATTTAAGAGCCGATGCGCTTGTTGAATTGGACAAGTTGGTGAAATTGTTGAAAGAGAATCCAACGATAGAGATTGAGTTAGGTTCACATACCGACTCAAGAGGTAACGACAATTACAACCTGAAACTTTCTCAGCGTCGTGCCGAATCAGTTGTAAATTACCTGATCAAGAATGGAATAGATAAAGGTCGTTTGGTAGCCAAAGGTTACGGTGAAACTCAATTAATAAACAAATGTTCGAATGGTGTAAAATGTTCAGAAGCTGAACACCAGGCCAACAGAAGAACTGAGTTTATAATTGTAAGATATTAA
- a CDS encoding helix-turn-helix domain-containing protein has product MLKNRGEILERVVRQSNMSVVAIARQMGVERSTVYRHFTLPDLDAGLILRYSKVLKHDFTEEFPELFSDLKSIINEPDPSYGITKSYGELLNERDYWKDKYITLLERYNELIIKTFSNKH; this is encoded by the coding sequence ATGTTGAAAAATAGAGGTGAAATATTAGAAAGAGTGGTGCGTCAATCGAACATGTCTGTTGTGGCAATAGCACGTCAAATGGGAGTAGAACGCTCAACGGTTTATCGACATTTTACACTACCTGATTTAGATGCTGGTTTAATACTTAGATATTCAAAGGTTTTAAAGCATGATTTTACAGAAGAGTTTCCAGAATTATTTTCTGATTTAAAGTCCATCATAAATGAGCCCGATCCAAGTTATGGTATTACCAAAAGTTATGGGGAATTATTAAATGAAAGAGATTACTGGAAAGATAAATACATTACACTTTTAGAACGTTATAATGAGCTAATTATTAAAACGTTTTCTAATAAACATTAG
- a CDS encoding RNA polymerase sigma factor, giving the protein MQSLEEDFKIIEDIKNGDTNKYKILVEKYERGLFFHIYKKVLDRDIAEELTHECFIKAFCNLTKYKPLFNFNTWLYTIATNHSLDYLKKEKKFRAKYSFQSLAEESFGITEFATNTNNPELSLIKKQYSTFIRESLFKLPEMYSIPLRLRFIKEYTYDEICAELNLSMVIVKSRIFRGKRLLQEKLACLS; this is encoded by the coding sequence ATGCAATCATTAGAAGAAGATTTCAAGATCATAGAAGATATAAAAAACGGCGATACAAATAAATATAAAATATTGGTTGAGAAATATGAAAGAGGACTTTTCTTTCACATTTATAAAAAAGTATTAGATAGAGATATCGCAGAAGAGTTAACGCATGAATGTTTTATCAAAGCATTTTGCAATCTGACTAAGTACAAACCGTTATTCAATTTTAACACATGGTTATACACTATTGCAACGAATCATTCATTAGACTACCTAAAAAAAGAAAAGAAGTTTCGTGCTAAATATTCGTTTCAATCACTTGCAGAAGAGTCTTTTGGAATAACGGAATTCGCTACCAATACTAATAATCCGGAACTATCATTAATTAAGAAACAATACTCAACCTTCATCCGCGAATCACTTTTTAAACTTCCGGAAATGTACAGCATTCCTTTACGTCTTCGATTCATTAAAGAATATACCTATGATGAAATATGTGCTGAACTAAACCTTAGTATGGTAATCGTTAAATCAAGAATTTTTAGAGGAAAAAGATTACTTCAGGAAAAATTAGCCTGTTTGTCTTAG
- a CDS encoding outer membrane beta-barrel protein, with protein sequence MKKMLIAVGLVFFGFAASAQVSKGTVTVGGNVGFGTSKTKDADDKSTTFSIQPQVGYFLSDKLEGYIKLGYVNDSNQEMQGTVLGKKNTDQFGGGVGLRRYFMVSDNVAIFAGPELSYYSGSTKFEPKGGSSEKLYNTNTFNANINAGVGVFFTKNIGLVAGLGVLSFESETHKPNGGGDKSTNTSFNLLANNAPFALGIVFHF encoded by the coding sequence ATGAAAAAAATGTTAATCGCAGTGGGACTAGTGTTTTTTGGTTTTGCTGCAAGTGCTCAGGTATCAAAAGGGACAGTAACAGTAGGTGGTAATGTTGGATTTGGAACTTCGAAAACAAAAGATGCAGACGATAAAAGCACCACGTTTTCTATTCAACCTCAAGTTGGTTATTTTCTCAGCGATAAATTAGAAGGTTATATAAAGCTTGGATATGTGAATGATTCAAATCAAGAAATGCAAGGTACTGTTTTAGGTAAAAAGAACACTGATCAGTTTGGTGGAGGTGTCGGATTAAGAAGATACTTCATGGTGAGTGATAATGTAGCAATTTTTGCTGGTCCGGAACTGAGTTACTATTCAGGTTCAACCAAATTTGAACCCAAAGGAGGAAGCTCAGAAAAGCTTTATAATACAAATACCTTTAATGCAAATATCAATGCAGGAGTGGGAGTGTTTTTTACCAAAAATATAGGCTTAGTAGCCGGTTTGGGAGTTCTAAGTTTTGAGTCAGAAACTCATAAACCTAATGGTGGTGGTGACAAATCTACCAACACTTCATTTAATTTACTTGCCAATAATGCTCCATTTGCACTAGGAATTGTATTCCATTTTTAA
- a CDS encoding GreA/GreB family elongation factor: MKNLISITEKDQRLLLDALNKSTMPSHNRQKLEDELKNAKIYKESELPVDVICLNSEIELLEVDNEKKMKIKLVLPNEADMKTQKVSVLAPIGIALIGYRKGDMVDWEMPNGLKKFQILDVAN, translated from the coding sequence ATGAAAAATTTAATTTCAATTACAGAAAAAGATCAGCGTTTGTTACTAGATGCACTAAATAAAAGTACAATGCCTTCTCATAATAGACAGAAGTTGGAAGATGAGTTGAAGAATGCCAAAATTTATAAGGAAAGCGAATTGCCGGTTGATGTTATTTGCCTTAATTCTGAAATAGAACTTTTGGAAGTTGATAATGAGAAGAAAATGAAAATAAAATTAGTTTTACCTAATGAAGCTGATATGAAAACGCAAAAAGTTTCGGTATTAGCTCCAATAGGAATTGCCTTGATTGGCTATAGAAAAGGTGATATGGTGGACTGGGAAATGCCAAATGGCCTAAAGAAATTCCAAATATTAGATGTTGCCAATTAA
- a CDS encoding transcription elongation factor — protein sequence MNTIKQHIYEACQFYIDQRVKTIENAIASAKEAASDDTKSSAGDKYETTREMMQQEIDRNTAQLNEALKLKQALSLIDPQQQSTVAQNGSLVITNNGNFYLSISAGAIDIDGTIYFAVSPVSPIGNKLLKLKRGDSIRFNGKDYQVNELL from the coding sequence ATGAATACAATAAAACAGCACATATACGAAGCTTGTCAATTTTATATTGACCAACGAGTAAAAACCATTGAAAATGCAATTGCATCAGCAAAAGAGGCCGCTTCTGACGACACCAAAAGCAGTGCAGGTGATAAATACGAAACTACCCGTGAAATGATGCAGCAAGAAATTGACCGCAATACGGCACAATTAAATGAGGCATTAAAGTTAAAACAAGCATTATCGCTTATTGATCCTCAACAACAATCAACAGTTGCCCAAAACGGGAGCCTTGTTATCACCAACAATGGCAATTTCTACCTATCCATAAGTGCTGGAGCCATAGACATTGATGGAACAATATATTTTGCTGTTTCTCCTGTATCCCCTATAGGAAATAAACTATTAAAATTAAAGAGAGGAGATTCGATCAGATTTAATGGGAAGGATTACCAAGTAAATGAACTCTTATAA
- a CDS encoding NAD-dependent epimerase/dehydratase family protein, with the protein MALQTILGAGGAIGSALAKELHKYTSDIRLVSRNPKKVNQFDELFPADLSDPKQVDIAIEGSAVVYLVVGFEYSIKVWQEKWPVLMQNVIESCKKHNARLVFFDNIYMYDREFLNKMTEDTPIRPTSKKGEVRAKVVQMLTNEIQSGNLTALIARSADFIGTKNSVLVEMVYKNLKKGKSANWFADANKSHSFTFVDDAAKGTALLGNTPDAYGEVWHLPTDKHALTGKQWVELFADELHVKPKLMVMSTWMMGILGLFVPILKEFKEMVYQYDRDYVFDSSKFNTRFNFTPTTPQAAVKAIAEAM; encoded by the coding sequence ATGGCATTACAAACAATTTTAGGGGCTGGAGGAGCAATAGGATCAGCATTAGCCAAAGAACTTCATAAATATACCAGCGATATAAGATTGGTAAGCAGAAATCCTAAAAAGGTGAATCAGTTTGATGAACTTTTTCCAGCAGATCTTTCAGATCCGAAACAGGTTGATATTGCGATTGAGGGTTCGGCTGTTGTTTACCTGGTTGTTGGATTTGAATACTCAATAAAAGTATGGCAGGAAAAGTGGCCTGTATTAATGCAAAATGTTATTGAATCATGCAAAAAACACAATGCTCGTTTGGTGTTCTTTGATAACATTTATATGTATGATAGGGAGTTTCTGAATAAAATGACTGAAGATACTCCAATTCGCCCTACAAGCAAGAAAGGGGAGGTACGAGCTAAAGTTGTACAAATGCTTACGAATGAAATCCAATCCGGAAATTTGACTGCTTTAATTGCTCGGTCTGCAGATTTTATTGGAACTAAGAATAGCGTTTTGGTTGAAATGGTTTATAAGAATTTGAAAAAGGGGAAAAGTGCCAATTGGTTTGCAGATGCTAATAAATCGCACTCTTTTACCTTTGTTGATGATGCAGCAAAGGGTACAGCTTTATTAGGAAATACACCAGATGCATATGGTGAAGTTTGGCATTTACCGACCGATAAGCATGCGCTAACAGGAAAGCAATGGGTCGAATTGTTTGCAGATGAGCTGCATGTTAAGCCTAAGCTGATGGTTATGTCAACTTGGATGATGGGGATTTTAGGGTTGTTCGTTCCAATTTTGAAGGAGTTTAAGGAGATGGTGTATCAATATGATCGTGATTATGTTTTCGATAGTTCCAAATTTAACACTCGTTTCAATTTTACGCCGACTACTCCTCAGGCTGCTGTAAAAGCTATTGCTGAAGCCATGTAA